The Rhodopseudomonas palustris genome window below encodes:
- the cysT gene encoding sulfate ABC transporter permease subunit CysT, translated as MSAIARRRSLPGFGLTIGLTLMWLSLMILIPLAGLFVKTAELSPSEFFATVTAPRTLHALKISFGLAFAAACVNLVAGVLIVWALVRYRFPGRRIFDAIVDIPFALPTAVAGIALTTLFAQNGWLGAPLAELGIKVAFTPLGIFLAMVFIGIPFVVRTVQPVLIDLDVEIEEAAESLGASRWQTIRRVILPSLAPAVMTGFALAFARAVGEYGSVIFIAGNLPNVSEIAPLLIVIRLSEFRYADATAIAVVMLIFSFLIILVLNRLQHWAQTRSLAGA; from the coding sequence GTGAGCGCGATCGCACGACGACGGTCGCTGCCCGGGTTCGGCCTCACCATCGGCCTGACCCTGATGTGGCTGTCGCTGATGATCCTGATTCCGCTGGCCGGGCTGTTCGTCAAGACCGCCGAACTCAGCCCCTCGGAATTCTTCGCGACGGTGACGGCGCCGCGCACGTTGCACGCGTTGAAGATCTCGTTCGGCCTGGCCTTCGCCGCCGCCTGCGTCAACCTCGTCGCCGGGGTGCTGATCGTCTGGGCGCTGGTGCGCTATCGTTTCCCCGGCCGGCGGATCTTCGACGCCATCGTCGATATTCCGTTCGCGCTGCCGACCGCGGTGGCCGGCATCGCGCTGACGACGCTGTTCGCGCAGAACGGCTGGCTCGGCGCGCCGCTCGCCGAACTCGGCATCAAGGTGGCGTTCACGCCGCTCGGGATTTTCCTGGCGATGGTGTTCATCGGGATTCCGTTCGTGGTGCGCACCGTGCAGCCGGTGCTGATCGACCTCGATGTCGAGATCGAGGAAGCCGCCGAATCGCTCGGCGCGTCGCGTTGGCAGACCATCCGCCGCGTCATCCTGCCGTCGCTGGCGCCGGCGGTGATGACCGGCTTCGCGCTGGCCTTCGCCCGCGCCGTCGGCGAATACGGCTCGGTGATCTTCATCGCCGGCAATCTGCCCAACGTCTCGGAGATCGCGCCGCTGCTGATCGTGATCCGGCTGTCGGAATTCCGCTATGCCGACGCCACCGCCATTGCGGTGGTGATGCTGATCTTCTCCTTCCTGATCATTCTCGTTCTGAACCGGCTGCAGCATTGGGCGCAGACCCGGTCGCTGGCCGGAGCGTGA
- a CDS encoding sulfate ABC transporter substrate-binding protein: MFRRMMALFAGLLVASSAHAADVTLLNVSYDPTRELYAEFNKAFIASYKQEAGKTVQIKQSHGGSGSQARSVIDGLQADVVTIALAYDIDAIANKGLLAKDWQKRLPDNASPYTSTIVFLVRKGNPKGIRDWDDLIKSGVSVVTPNPKTSGGARWNYLAAWGYALKTYGSDDKAREFVGNIYKNVPVLDTGARGATMTFVQRGVGDVLLAWENEAFLAVKEFGKDKFEIVAPSLSILAEPPIAVVDSVVDKKGTRVVADAYLKYWYTPEGQEIAARNFYRPRDPEVAKKHADSFAKVELFTIDETFGGWTRAQAEHFAEGGVFDKIYKN; the protein is encoded by the coding sequence ATGTTTCGCCGAATGATGGCTCTGTTCGCCGGCCTTCTGGTCGCGAGCTCCGCGCATGCCGCGGACGTGACGCTGCTCAACGTGTCGTACGATCCGACCCGCGAGCTCTATGCCGAATTCAACAAGGCGTTCATCGCGTCCTACAAGCAGGAAGCCGGCAAGACCGTGCAGATCAAGCAGTCGCATGGCGGCTCCGGCTCGCAGGCGCGCTCGGTGATCGACGGCTTGCAGGCCGACGTCGTCACCATCGCGCTGGCCTACGACATCGATGCGATCGCCAACAAGGGCTTGCTGGCGAAAGATTGGCAGAAGCGGCTGCCGGACAACGCTTCGCCTTATACCTCCACCATCGTGTTCCTGGTGCGCAAGGGCAACCCGAAGGGCATCAGGGATTGGGACGATCTGATCAAGTCCGGCGTCAGCGTGGTCACGCCGAATCCGAAGACCTCCGGGGGCGCGCGCTGGAACTATCTGGCGGCCTGGGGCTACGCATTGAAGACATACGGCTCGGACGACAAGGCGCGGGAATTCGTCGGCAACATCTACAAGAACGTCCCGGTGCTCGACACCGGCGCCCGCGGCGCGACGATGACTTTCGTCCAGCGCGGCGTCGGCGACGTGCTGCTGGCCTGGGAGAACGAGGCGTTCCTGGCGGTCAAGGAATTCGGCAAGGACAAGTTCGAGATCGTGGCACCATCGCTGTCGATTCTCGCCGAGCCGCCGATCGCGGTTGTCGACAGCGTGGTCGACAAGAAGGGCACCAGGGTGGTGGCCGATGCCTATCTGAAGTATTGGTACACACCGGAAGGTCAGGAAATCGCCGCACGGAACTTCTATCGTCCGCGCGATCCCGAGGTGGCGAAGAAGCACGCCGATTCGTTCGCAAAGGTCGAGCTGTTCACCATCGACGAGACCTTCGGCGGCTGGACCAGGGCGCAGGCCGAGCACTTCGCCGAAGGCGGCGTGTTCGACAAGATCTACAAGAACTGA
- a CDS encoding phosphoadenylyl-sulfate reductase: MSELAQSLSSRSPSPSEIRARDLDAALRSASPPEIIAAALREVGRDRLALVSSFGTESAALLKVMADVDPAIPVVFLDTGWLFAETLAYRDTLIDQLGLTDVRSIKPLDADLDRDDPARDLWFSDPDQCCFIRKVEPLRRALAPFDAWLNGRKRFQGGVRAEIPVVEADGVRLKFNPFANVSREDIAAIYALGRLPPHPLLASGFLSVGCMPCTSRADSDQDTRSGRWQGRGKTECGIHTMKTS; encoded by the coding sequence ATGAGTGAATTGGCGCAGTCCCTGTCTTCGCGATCACCGAGTCCGTCCGAGATCCGCGCGCGCGATCTGGATGCGGCGCTGCGCAGCGCGTCGCCGCCGGAGATCATCGCCGCGGCGCTGCGCGAGGTCGGCCGCGACAGGCTCGCGCTGGTGTCGTCGTTCGGCACCGAATCGGCGGCGCTGCTGAAGGTGATGGCCGACGTCGATCCGGCGATCCCGGTGGTGTTTCTCGACACCGGCTGGCTGTTCGCCGAGACGCTGGCCTATCGCGACACGCTGATCGATCAGTTGGGGCTCACCGACGTCCGATCGATCAAGCCGCTTGACGCCGATCTCGACCGCGACGATCCGGCGCGCGATCTGTGGTTCTCCGATCCGGACCAGTGCTGTTTCATCCGCAAGGTCGAGCCGCTGCGCCGCGCGCTGGCGCCGTTCGATGCGTGGCTCAACGGCCGCAAGCGGTTCCAGGGCGGCGTGCGCGCCGAGATCCCGGTGGTCGAAGCCGACGGCGTCCGGCTCAAATTCAATCCGTTCGCCAACGTGTCGCGCGAGGACATCGCCGCGATCTATGCGCTCGGCAGGCTGCCGCCGCACCCGCTGCTGGCATCGGGCTTTCTGTCGGTCGGCTGCATGCCGTGCACCAGCCGCGCCGATTCGGACCAGGATACGCGCTCCGGCCGCTGGCAGGGCCGCGGCAAGACGGAATGCGGCATTCACACGATGAAGACGTCGTAG
- the cysD gene encoding sulfate adenylyltransferase subunit CysD, giving the protein MDHLDALEAQSIYIFREGFARLKKLALLWSLGKDSNVMIWLARKAFFGKVPFPALHVDTGKKFPEMYAFREHYAKEWDLDLRVDPCPPIDSVDPTLPPAARSAARKTEGLKLALAKYGFDGLIAGIRRDEEATRAKERVFSPRGTEGGWDVRDQPPEFWDQFNASPPPGAHLRIHPILHWTEADIWAYTKRENIPIIPLYLSQNGKRYRSLGDQDITFPVSSNASSIDEILHELQTTKVPERAGRALDHETEDAFERLRVAGYL; this is encoded by the coding sequence ATGGATCATCTCGACGCGCTGGAAGCGCAGAGCATCTACATTTTCCGCGAAGGTTTTGCCCGGCTGAAGAAGCTGGCGCTGCTGTGGTCGCTCGGCAAAGACTCCAATGTGATGATCTGGCTGGCGCGCAAGGCGTTCTTCGGCAAGGTGCCGTTCCCGGCGCTACACGTCGACACCGGCAAGAAATTTCCCGAGATGTACGCCTTCCGCGAGCACTACGCGAAAGAGTGGGATCTCGATTTGCGGGTCGATCCCTGCCCGCCGATCGACAGCGTCGACCCGACTTTGCCGCCGGCGGCGCGCTCGGCGGCGCGCAAGACCGAAGGGCTGAAACTCGCGCTCGCCAAATACGGCTTCGACGGACTGATCGCCGGCATCCGCCGCGACGAGGAAGCGACCCGCGCCAAAGAGCGCGTGTTCTCGCCGCGCGGCACCGAGGGCGGATGGGACGTGCGCGACCAGCCGCCGGAATTCTGGGATCAGTTCAACGCCTCGCCGCCGCCCGGCGCTCATCTGCGTATTCACCCGATCCTGCATTGGACCGAGGCCGACATCTGGGCCTACACAAAGCGCGAGAACATCCCGATCATCCCGCTGTATCTGTCGCAGAACGGCAAGCGCTATCGCTCGCTGGGCGATCAGGACATCACCTTCCCGGTGTCGTCGAATGCGTCGTCGATCGACGAGATCCTGCACGAATTGCAGACCACCAAGGTGCCGGAACGCGCCGGCCGCGCGCTCGATCACGAGACCGAAGACGCGTTCGAGCGGCTGCGCGTCGCCGGCTATCTGTGA
- the cysC gene encoding adenylyl-sulfate kinase: MTIAVPPATLSTPNGTTRPLVRIVIVGHVDHGKSTLVGRLLHETGSLPDGKLEMLKAVSARRGMPFEWSFLLDALQTERDQGITIDTTQISFRTRSRDVVLIDAPGHAEFLRNMITGASQADGAVLIIDALEGVRDQTRRHGYLLQLLGIKQVAVVVNKMDRVDFSAERFGAISDEISAHLIGLGVTPTAVIPISARDGDGVAERTDNINWYIGPTVVEALDSLTPSQPLDQLALRLPVQAIYKFDDRRIVAGRIESGKLQAGDDIVIMPAGKIAKIKTVESWPATPVEGPQGAGRSVGITLDRELFIERGDVIAHAGSAPRDTRRLRARIFWLHDQPLEAGASILVRLGTRETRATVVAIEKAVDPGDLASEAATAIKRNHVGEIDLSLAQPVAADQADEFPRSGRLVIEVGGRIAGGGLVLSVDSGQRAATADIVPVESALRPDERAARFRHKGAVLWFTGLPGSGKSTLAKALERRLFDRGGSPILLDGDTLRAGLNSDLGFAPQDRAENIRRLAEIAAHLAANGHIAIVAAVSPALDDRAAARRIAGDRFREIHVATPAEICEQRDPKGHYAKARAGALQNFTGIGNDYQPPTASELVIDTSALTVAEAADTIEAMLARSGVLVDELVDLAANI, encoded by the coding sequence ATGACCATCGCCGTCCCGCCCGCCACGCTTTCCACGCCGAACGGCACCACCCGCCCCTTGGTGCGCATCGTCATCGTCGGCCATGTCGACCACGGCAAATCGACACTGGTCGGCCGCCTGCTGCACGAGACCGGTTCGCTGCCCGACGGCAAGCTCGAAATGCTGAAGGCAGTCAGCGCCCGGCGCGGCATGCCGTTCGAATGGTCGTTCCTGCTGGATGCGCTGCAGACCGAGCGCGACCAGGGCATCACCATCGACACCACGCAGATCTCGTTCCGCACCCGCTCGCGCGACGTGGTGCTGATCGACGCGCCCGGCCACGCCGAATTCCTGCGCAACATGATCACCGGCGCCTCGCAGGCCGACGGCGCGGTGCTGATCATCGACGCGCTGGAAGGCGTCCGCGACCAGACGCGGCGGCACGGCTATCTCTTGCAACTGCTCGGCATCAAGCAGGTCGCCGTCGTCGTCAACAAGATGGACCGCGTCGACTTCTCGGCCGAGCGCTTCGGCGCGATCAGCGACGAGATCAGCGCCCATCTGATCGGGCTCGGCGTCACGCCCACTGCGGTGATCCCGATCTCGGCGCGCGACGGCGACGGCGTCGCCGAGCGCACCGACAATATCAACTGGTACATCGGCCCGACCGTGGTCGAGGCGCTGGATTCGCTGACGCCATCGCAGCCGCTCGATCAGCTCGCCCTGCGGCTGCCGGTGCAGGCGATCTACAAATTCGACGATCGCCGCATCGTCGCCGGCCGCATCGAGTCCGGCAAGCTGCAAGCCGGCGACGACATCGTCATCATGCCGGCCGGCAAGATCGCGAAGATCAAGACCGTCGAGAGCTGGCCGGCGACGCCGGTCGAAGGCCCGCAGGGCGCCGGCCGTTCGGTCGGCATCACGCTCGACCGCGAATTGTTCATCGAGCGCGGCGACGTCATCGCGCATGCGGGCTCGGCGCCGCGTGATACGCGACGGCTGCGCGCGCGGATCTTCTGGCTGCACGATCAACCGCTCGAAGCCGGCGCGTCGATCCTGGTGCGGCTCGGCACCCGCGAAACCCGCGCCACCGTGGTGGCGATCGAGAAGGCGGTCGATCCCGGCGATCTCGCCAGCGAGGCGGCCACCGCGATCAAGCGCAATCATGTCGGCGAGATCGACCTGTCGCTGGCGCAGCCGGTGGCGGCCGATCAGGCCGACGAATTCCCGCGCAGCGGCCGGCTGGTGATCGAGGTCGGCGGCCGGATCGCCGGCGGCGGGCTGGTGCTCAGCGTCGATAGCGGCCAGCGCGCCGCCACCGCCGACATCGTGCCGGTGGAATCCGCGCTGCGGCCGGACGAGCGCGCTGCGCGCTTCCGGCACAAGGGCGCGGTGCTGTGGTTCACCGGCCTGCCCGGCTCGGGCAAGTCGACGCTGGCGAAAGCGCTGGAGCGGCGGCTGTTCGATCGCGGCGGCTCGCCGATCCTGCTCGACGGCGACACGCTGCGCGCCGGGCTCAACAGCGACCTCGGCTTTGCGCCGCAGGACCGCGCCGAGAACATCCGCCGCCTCGCCGAGATCGCCGCGCATCTCGCCGCCAACGGCCATATCGCGATCGTCGCCGCGGTGTCGCCGGCGCTGGATGATCGCGCCGCCGCGCGCCGCATCGCCGGCGATCGCTTCCGCGAAATCCATGTCGCGACGCCGGCCGAAATCTGCGAGCAGCGCGACCCGAAGGGGCACTATGCGAAAGCGCGCGCCGGCGCGCTGCAGAATTTCACCGGGATCGGCAACGACTATCAGCCGCCGACCGCGAGCGAACTGGTGATCGACACCTCGGCGCTGACCGTGGCCGAGGCCGCCGACACGATCGAGGCGATGTTGGCGCGCAGCGGCGTGCTGGTCGACGAACTTGTCGATCTCGCCGCGAATATCTGA